Sequence from the Streptomyces sp. R33 genome:
TCGAAGGGGCCGTGCTCGGCGCCGATCTCCCCGAACCCGGGGAAGTAGCCGGTGTCGCCGCTGTGGAAGATCCGGTGCTCGTCGCCCGCGACGACCCACGAGGCCCACAGGGTGTTCTGCTGGTTGCGCAGACCTCGCCCGCAGAAGTGCCGGGCCGGGGTGGCCGTCAGCGAGAGCCCCGCGACCTTGGTGCTCTCGTTCCAGTCGAGCTCGCGCAGCCGGTCCGGCGACACCCCCCAGCGCTCCAGGTGGGCGCCGACGCCGAGCGGGACGGCGAAGACGGTGTCCGTACCGGCCAGCTCCTTGATGGTCGGCAGGTCGAGGTGGTCGTAGTGGTCGTGCGAGATCACCACGACGTCGACCGGCCCCAGCGAGGCCAGCGGTACGGGTACGGGGTGCAGCCGCTTGGGCCCGGCGAACGGGAAGGGCGAGCACCGCTCACCCCAGACCGGGTCGAACAGCACCCGGCGCCCGTCGATCTCCGCGAGTACGCCGGAGTGCCCCATCCAGGTCAGGCGCAGCCCGCTGACCGGCGGCTTCGCCAGCTCGGCGAGGGTCGTCGGGTAGACCGGGATGGGAGCTCCGGGGTTCCGCCGGATCCGCTGCTCCTTGCGGAAGTAGATCTTGGCGAACTCCAGCATGGAGCCGGAGGGCCTGGTCCGGGCCCCGACCGGGTTCTGGAAGACACCGTCGGCGAAGTTCGGCGAGCGGTGGATCCGCTCCAGGCGTGCGCCGGACGCATCCGCGCCGAAGGCTTCGGGCCGCAGGGCGCGCAGCCGTGGACGCAGGGGACGGGAGCCGGTCAAGGCGCCTCCTGGGAGGGTGGGGCGGATGGGGCGGACGGCCTGAGAGAGGCCGTACTGGTTTCCGGTCTATCACCATGCCAACGCGCACCGGCCCCGAAGGATTCCGCCGCGCGTTCCCCTCCTCCTACCCGGTCCTCCCGCCCCTCCCTCTCCCCTGTTCCGCCCCTGCCCCTTTTCCACTGCTCCGCCCCTCCCGCACCGCTCTGGAGCCTAGAGCGGCAGCAGGTCCGGACGCTTGGCCTCCACGTGGTCCCCGGAGGACTCCCCGCGCAGTCGCCGCCCGATCCACGGCACCAGATGCTCCCGCGCCCACTGGATGTTGTCCCGCGTCACGTCCACGGAGCCGCGCGGCTGTTGCGGCGGCCACGGCTGGTCGGGGTCGGCCGGCACCTCGAGCCCCAGCACCTGGGCGGCGCGCAGCGCGACCCGGGTGTGCCCCTCGGGCGAGAGGTGCAGCCGGTCGTCGTCCCAAGCGCGCCGGTCCTGTACGGACTTCAGCGACCAGAGGTCGAGCACCGGGCAGTCGTAGCGGTCGGCGATGGCGCGCACATGGGCGCTGTACGTGGCCACCTTGCCCCGGAGGTGCTTGAGGACCGGCACGCCGCGGGTGTCGAAGCCGGTGGTGATCATGACGTGGCCGACGGCTCCCGTGAGGTCGGCGACGGCCGCCTCGAACCGCTCCGCCACGTCGTCGGGGTCACTGCCGGGCCGGATGATGTCGTTGCCGCCGGCGCAGAAGCTCAC
This genomic interval carries:
- a CDS encoding MBL fold metallo-hydrolase, which produces MTGSRPLRPRLRALRPEAFGADASGARLERIHRSPNFADGVFQNPVGARTRPSGSMLEFAKIYFRKEQRIRRNPGAPIPVYPTTLAELAKPPVSGLRLTWMGHSGVLAEIDGRRVLFDPVWGERCSPFPFAGPKRLHPVPVPLASLGPVDVVVISHDHYDHLDLPTIKELAGTDTVFAVPLGVGAHLERWGVSPDRLRELDWNESTKVAGLSLTATPARHFCGRGLRNQQNTLWASWVVAGDEHRIFHSGDTGYFPGFGEIGAEHGPFDATMIQIGAYSEYWPDIHMTPEEGMRAHLDLQGGIPHGTMLPIHWGTFNLAPHPWDEPGEGTVAAAEAMGAAIALPIPGQPFEPGAAGVPAEPWWRPFVLGASPAGPVDGPAAMPRLEAGGATAAAARVTSAAVDGQEKPESVGS
- a CDS encoding SGNH/GDSL hydrolase family protein, which gives rise to MAATKTTLKTIGSYAAIGDSFTEGVGDPGPGETFLGWADRLAVLLADQREEHEFRYANLAVRGRLLDQIVAEQVPRAKELAPDLVSFCAGGNDIIRPGSDPDDVAERFEAAVADLTGAVGHVMITTGFDTRGVPVLKHLRGKVATYSAHVRAIADRYDCPVLDLWSLKSVQDRRAWDDDRLHLSPEGHTRVALRAAQVLGLEVPADPDQPWPPQQPRGSVDVTRDNIQWAREHLVPWIGRRLRGESSGDHVEAKRPDLLPL